The Erwinia billingiae Eb661 nucleotide sequence AGCATTCGTTAAAGAAAATGACCGTGCCGTTCAGGGCTAAAAACACCCTCATTTATGAATATTGCGCATCAGCTCGAACGCCATTACCAGTACGGTGGCAATGAAAGATGTGTTCACTATGATCATGTTGATCATATGGTCCTCCTGTCCGTGCTGAAGCGCCGGATGCTTTCGCTGGATGTGGTTGGCTCATTGGTGGGTTCTGAGGGATTGGTGAACATATTCACGATAAACCTCCCGCAGCAAATTCCAGTTGCACGTTATCCTGGGGCAGAACACCCCAGGATAACGTGAGTAACGGAATTACGCCTGATGAGACAGAAGTTGCGTATCGCCCTGTTCAATCGGGATACGGCGGGGTTTTGCACTTTCCGGTACTTCCTGCTCAAGCGCCACCCGCAACAGGCCATTTTCAAGCCTTGCCCCGGTCACCTTCACATGCTCAGGAACGGTAAAGCTCAGACGGAAGTCAGCCTGATGTATTCCCCGGTGAAGCCAGGATGGGCCAGCCTCTTTTTCAGCATCAGCGTCAGCATTGTTGTTACCGGCTTTGCGTCCGGCGACCGTCAGCTGGCCTCCTGTCACTTCAATCTCGAGTTCAGATTGCGTCCAGCCCGGTACGCTGACGGTCAGGGCATAGTGCTCGCCGTCGAGCTGCTGCAAATCATAGGCGGGAATAGATGCTGCGCTGGCATCGCCGGTCAGCTGGCTGAACAGTCTGTCCATACGGTTAAAGCGGTCAGACAGTATCGCGTCACT carries:
- a CDS encoding Hsp20 family protein, with the translated sequence MNLRNFPVSPFFSDAILSDRFNRMDRLFSQLTGDASAASIPAYDLQQLDGEHYALTVSVPGWTQSELEIEVTGGQLTVAGRKAGNNNADADAEKEAGPSWLHRGIHQADFRLSFTVPEHVKVTGARLENGLLRVALEQEVPESAKPRRIPIEQGDTQLLSHQA